One Fibrobacter sp. UWB13 DNA window includes the following coding sequences:
- a CDS encoding DUF4832 domain-containing protein, giving the protein MKLLSTHFWRLRGAAHFARSALVVMSLAFLQSPVLAAGLVKQNIDTTDAMRTLANYDRGFYTPQVLHIKPSGGKPIEKPYSRLLHLRAEISEFSSRAWLGIDTTGGKKDTTWGKSQDLTEDALNVLQQTFDYIRMNGGYVIVRICYDPWYNGRSNVTPEHKWVLRHVEQLAPVLSKNTDVIVALEMGMHGAYGEMHSDTSITYDRVAEATNLMLRNTPPELKILTRTGNYSAKVLGFDNWGVDFHIDGEKFAEIAEAKGDTMYRVGMFNDGYLGTQYDYGTWGADCKTSICREEGVAWLEKYGINTPYGGEALTTANGYQVINTPEFLAYEGFRTHTSYLNIQWNNNLINSWKKTLFKQKDFDYDPALYDSLTGFKYINDHLGYRFVLRESWLSDTVGSDRVLRAKFRVQNVGFGNLTWKAPVRLVVLEDLEGSDLGVCPSTAYYDLPEIDSRDIHSRTISVAGGDTVMTFDGNNEMEVAVKLNKLSRERYQVYLKVGEIEFANSSIGGRGTCGMEQPAAYMGKFYYDENAVSIAPRASRSFVQKSQTPYILRKRNNVIIRNGECSYKSNGSRHSSF; this is encoded by the coding sequence ATGAAATTACTTTCTACACATTTTTGGCGTTTGAGGGGTGCCGCGCATTTTGCGCGTTCTGCACTTGTTGTTATGTCGCTTGCTTTTTTGCAGTCGCCGGTTTTGGCAGCGGGCCTTGTGAAACAGAATATTGATACGACCGATGCCATGCGGACTCTCGCGAATTACGACCGCGGTTTTTACACGCCGCAGGTGTTGCATATAAAGCCCTCGGGCGGTAAACCGATTGAAAAGCCGTACAGCAGGCTTTTGCATTTGCGTGCCGAGATTTCGGAATTCAGCAGTCGAGCTTGGCTCGGGATCGATACGACGGGCGGCAAGAAAGATACGACTTGGGGCAAGAGCCAGGACCTGACTGAAGACGCACTGAATGTATTGCAACAGACGTTTGACTATATCCGCATGAATGGTGGGTATGTGATTGTGCGCATCTGTTATGATCCGTGGTACAATGGCCGTAGCAATGTGACGCCGGAACACAAGTGGGTGTTACGCCATGTGGAACAGCTTGCGCCTGTGCTTTCGAAAAATACCGATGTTATTGTCGCGCTCGAAATGGGCATGCACGGCGCCTATGGCGAAATGCATTCCGACACGAGTATTACTTATGACCGCGTTGCCGAAGCGACAAACTTGATGCTCCGCAATACGCCTCCTGAGCTCAAAATTTTAACGCGTACAGGGAACTATTCGGCAAAGGTGCTCGGCTTTGACAACTGGGGTGTGGACTTCCATATTGACGGCGAAAAGTTTGCAGAAATTGCAGAAGCCAAAGGCGATACGATGTACCGCGTGGGAATGTTCAATGACGGCTACTTGGGAACGCAATACGATTACGGTACCTGGGGTGCAGACTGCAAAACGTCCATTTGCCGCGAAGAAGGCGTGGCATGGCTTGAAAAGTACGGCATTAATACACCTTATGGCGGTGAAGCTCTCACGACGGCGAACGGCTATCAGGTCATCAATACGCCCGAATTTCTCGCGTACGAGGGTTTCCGCACGCATACGAGCTATTTAAATATCCAGTGGAACAACAACCTGATTAACAGTTGGAAAAAGACGCTGTTCAAGCAGAAAGACTTTGATTACGACCCGGCGCTGTACGATTCGCTTACGGGTTTCAAGTACATCAATGACCACCTGGGCTACCGCTTTGTGCTGCGAGAATCGTGGTTGAGCGATACGGTGGGCTCTGACCGTGTGCTCCGTGCAAAGTTCCGCGTGCAGAATGTGGGCTTTGGTAACCTCACTTGGAAAGCTCCGGTAAGGCTTGTCGTTTTGGAAGACCTGGAAGGTAGCGATTTGGGTGTGTGTCCTTCGACGGCTTATTATGATCTGCCAGAAATTGATTCCCGCGATATCCATAGCCGCACTATTTCGGTTGCAGGCGGCGATACTGTGATGACGTTTGACGGAAACAACGAAATGGAGGTTGCTGTCAAGTTGAATAAGCTCTCCAGGGAACGTTACCAAGTGTATTTGAAGGTGGGCGAAATTGAGTTCGCTAACAGCTCGATTGGAGGGAGGGGGACTTGCGGCATGGAACAGCCTGCCGCTTATATGGGCAAGTTCTATTATGATGAAAATGCTGTGTCCATTGCGCCGCGCGCTTCCCGCAGCTTCGTGCAAAAATCCCAGACGCCATACATCCTGCGTAAACGCAATAACGTGATTATTCGTAACGGCGAATGTTCTTACAAGTCAAACGGCTCTCGTCATTCGTCATTCTGA
- a CDS encoding cellulase family glycosylhydrolase — MKLTKLLTGVLAGAAISAFAADASTAIPRKAGPVSYYGALHTSGSKIIGAKNNQQAMLRGVSLFWSDATGASYYNPTVISWAVDNLKIDVFRYAMAIQYYDSNGGTKNEVDKGNSYAGAPEGQLSMIDKMVKAAIENDVYIIIDWHSHRAHLETSIAKTFFETVSKKYKDVPNVIYEIYNEPVSGSGGDWGAIKNYANQIVPAIRNNTQNLVIVGTPNWSQHPEQGARDPIASTNIAYVLHFYASTHSKGSFGGNVSSALSAGYPVFISEWGTTNADGDGEPNASATSEWTSFMDQNMIPNCNWSLRQQTSDVDQKSEKSAIFAGDKSLITAAALDAATYTSSGNIIKSYLTKNARSWADSLVKGKNTGSCAFKATTAKQTDGKISGVLKSGCTYTSSNDKIASVSGSDIVINDYGFVTLKGNDGSESVVTITQVAGQTIANLEDITCNYTNTCKSTSKTGRAIDFDGDGSLDYLLTMDDKTNEGSKFTLTSLDPSIVTVSKTTCTNNSCANSQKNKQVWMLHFKSYGTAKVVASAAAITGFRAMQDTFEIKFTKGNDRITEKYKDQKVAVNFESATGLPSASLSGKTPITYTFNGKESSAYMVKLGEGFATSSYPAIIAVTANIPESDNYLAMTKTVTFIIGGDSTLAMNKDEYYSYINGTTIAMKPIRNVQNSLKASMNGSMLQFTTKNTGLVKVDIYDALGASVKQMSDIYGKGSHAIDLKGLPNGSYTLVIRQGSHKASLRWTNK; from the coding sequence ATGAAATTGACAAAGCTACTGACAGGCGTCTTGGCTGGAGCGGCAATATCCGCTTTTGCAGCCGATGCATCAACAGCAATCCCGAGAAAAGCAGGTCCGGTATCCTATTACGGCGCCCTCCACACTAGCGGCAGTAAGATTATTGGCGCAAAGAACAACCAGCAAGCAATGCTTCGCGGCGTGAGCCTTTTCTGGTCTGACGCAACGGGTGCTTCTTATTACAACCCGACGGTCATTTCATGGGCTGTAGACAACCTCAAGATCGACGTGTTCCGCTACGCCATGGCAATTCAATACTATGATAGCAATGGCGGCACCAAGAACGAAGTAGACAAGGGCAACTCTTACGCAGGCGCTCCGGAAGGACAGCTTTCCATGATCGATAAGATGGTCAAAGCCGCTATCGAAAACGACGTCTACATCATCATCGACTGGCACAGCCACAGAGCCCACCTCGAAACATCTATCGCCAAGACGTTCTTCGAGACGGTTTCCAAGAAGTACAAGGACGTTCCGAACGTCATTTATGAAATTTACAACGAACCGGTCAGCGGTAGCGGTGGCGACTGGGGCGCAATCAAGAATTACGCCAACCAGATTGTTCCGGCAATCCGTAACAATACGCAAAACTTGGTTATCGTCGGTACGCCGAACTGGTCCCAGCATCCGGAACAGGGCGCAAGAGATCCTATTGCATCGACCAACATCGCTTACGTTTTGCACTTCTACGCCTCCACCCATTCCAAGGGTAGCTTCGGCGGAAACGTTTCCAGCGCGCTCAGCGCAGGCTATCCGGTGTTCATCTCTGAATGGGGTACCACAAACGCAGATGGTGACGGTGAACCGAATGCCAGCGCCACAAGCGAATGGACCTCTTTCATGGACCAGAACATGATTCCGAACTGCAACTGGAGTTTGCGTCAGCAGACGAGTGACGTCGACCAGAAGAGCGAAAAGTCCGCTATTTTCGCAGGCGACAAGTCCCTCATCACGGCAGCCGCCCTCGATGCAGCCACCTACACTTCTTCCGGCAACATCATCAAGAGCTACCTCACCAAGAATGCACGCTCCTGGGCAGACTCCCTCGTAAAGGGCAAGAACACCGGCTCCTGCGCATTCAAGGCAACAACGGCAAAGCAGACCGATGGCAAGATTTCTGGCGTTCTCAAGTCTGGTTGTACCTACACCTCTAGCAACGATAAGATTGCCTCTGTTTCTGGTAGCGACATCGTCATTAACGACTATGGCTTTGTTACCCTCAAGGGTAACGACGGATCCGAATCTGTTGTGACCATCACTCAGGTTGCAGGTCAGACCATCGCAAACCTCGAAGATATCACTTGCAACTACACCAACACTTGCAAGTCCACCTCCAAGACCGGCCGCGCCATTGACTTTGACGGTGATGGTTCCCTCGACTATCTCCTCACCATGGACGACAAGACGAATGAAGGTTCCAAGTTCACGCTTACATCGCTTGATCCGAGCATCGTAACCGTAAGCAAGACCACTTGCACAAACAACAGTTGCGCCAACTCTCAAAAGAATAAGCAAGTTTGGATGTTGCACTTCAAGAGCTACGGCACCGCAAAGGTCGTCGCAAGCGCAGCAGCAATTACAGGCTTCCGCGCCATGCAGGACACCTTCGAAATCAAGTTCACCAAGGGCAATGACCGTATTACTGAAAAGTACAAGGACCAAAAGGTCGCTGTCAACTTCGAATCAGCAACGGGTCTTCCGAGCGCAAGCCTTAGCGGCAAAACTCCGATTACCTACACGTTCAACGGAAAGGAATCCTCTGCCTACATGGTCAAGCTCGGCGAAGGCTTTGCAACAAGCTCCTACCCGGCAATCATCGCTGTCACGGCAAACATTCCTGAAAGCGACAACTATTTAGCCATGACCAAGACTGTCACGTTCATTATCGGTGGCGACAGTACTTTGGCAATGAACAAGGACGAATACTACAGCTACATCAATGGTACAACCATTGCCATGAAGCCGATTCGCAATGTCCAGAACAGCCTCAAAGCTAGCATGAACGGCTCGATGCTCCAGTTCACGACCAAGAATACCGGTCTCGTGAAGGTGGACATCTATGATGCTCTCGGTGCAAGCGTAAAGCAGATGTCCGACATCTACGGCAAGGGCAGCCACGCTATCGACCTCAAGGGTCTCCCGAACGGCTCCTACACGCTGGTTATCCGTCAGGGCAGCCACAAGGCTTCGCTCCGCTGGACGAACAAGTAA
- a CDS encoding TfoX/Sxy family protein produces MPSSEKFRDYVLAQFKGELRVTTRKMMGEYILYADGKIFGGIYDDRLLVKPVAAAKAVLPDAKLQLPYDGAKPMLRVTAEQIADKGLLVRLLDAMIPELPAAKKKK; encoded by the coding sequence ATGCCGAGTTCTGAAAAGTTCCGTGATTATGTCTTGGCTCAGTTCAAGGGGGAGCTGCGCGTGACCACCCGCAAGATGATGGGCGAGTATATCCTTTATGCTGATGGAAAAATTTTTGGCGGGATTTACGATGATCGCTTGCTCGTGAAGCCTGTGGCTGCAGCGAAGGCTGTGCTCCCGGATGCAAAATTGCAGTTGCCCTACGATGGCGCAAAGCCGATGTTGCGTGTCACTGCCGAACAAATTGCAGATAAAGGCTTGCTTGTGCGTTTGCTCGACGCCATGATTCCAGAACTGCCCGCTGCGAAAAAGAAAAAGTAA
- a CDS encoding BatD family protein, giving the protein MKEKTVNSKTAKVKSKKSKTKAAESAAVKNDAPAESAALAKVSAADTALVVPADSLNAPGDLDASSVDGDSVGNDAGMPALPTAEQLGITITAGNAGNAGSASGNAAGNVPLSATVGDTINFPVTVSWSVNGSAILVVPTSSANAKGILQLGVSQESSRSVKDGKEMAQITFNYKLVMQDTGNLNIPAMRFEIPTPMGQSLDLRSDSEPIRVDAPFNAMPFIAGGAVGVCVLLAALWRMRKRANARAAAAAKNAFENAMREKMVVLKQRVMVADSREWLLELEGICKEYAFKKFGAAEGIAAASASAVNLDALVADGKLDGWKPLLEEFVHARYGGGKRDSFENKETWKLAMQLMGIKEDE; this is encoded by the coding sequence ATGAAAGAAAAAACTGTGAATTCTAAGACTGCAAAGGTTAAGTCTAAAAAGTCGAAGACGAAGGCGGCAGAAAGCGCTGCCGTAAAGAATGATGCTCCAGCTGAAAGTGCAGCGTTGGCCAAGGTGAGTGCTGCGGACACGGCACTTGTGGTGCCTGCCGATAGCTTGAATGCGCCGGGCGATTTGGATGCAAGTTCTGTTGACGGAGATTCCGTTGGAAATGATGCGGGTATGCCTGCGCTCCCGACGGCTGAACAGCTCGGGATTACGATTACTGCAGGAAACGCAGGGAATGCTGGGAGCGCCTCCGGAAATGCTGCCGGAAATGTGCCGCTTTCGGCAACTGTGGGCGATACGATCAACTTCCCGGTGACGGTCTCGTGGAGTGTGAACGGGAGCGCGATTCTCGTGGTGCCGACGAGTTCAGCAAATGCAAAGGGCATTTTGCAGTTGGGCGTGTCGCAGGAATCTAGCCGCTCGGTAAAAGACGGCAAGGAAATGGCGCAGATCACGTTCAACTACAAGCTCGTTATGCAGGATACGGGTAACCTGAACATCCCCGCGATGCGTTTTGAAATCCCGACGCCGATGGGTCAGTCGCTCGATTTGCGTAGTGATAGTGAGCCTATACGTGTCGATGCTCCGTTCAATGCGATGCCGTTTATTGCAGGCGGAGCGGTTGGCGTTTGTGTGCTGCTTGCGGCGCTGTGGCGCATGCGTAAGCGTGCTAATGCGCGAGCTGCGGCTGCAGCGAAGAATGCGTTTGAAAATGCTATGCGCGAGAAGATGGTGGTCTTGAAGCAGCGCGTGATGGTTGCCGATAGCCGCGAATGGCTCTTGGAACTCGAAGGCATTTGCAAGGAATATGCGTTTAAAAAGTTCGGAGCTGCCGAAGGAATTGCCGCCGCCTCCGCTTCTGCTGTGAACTTGGATGCTCTCGTGGCTGATGGCAAACTGGACGGCTGGAAGCCCTTGCTTGAAGAATTTGTGCATGCCCGCTACGGCGGTGGCAAACGCGATAGTTTCGAAAACAAGGAAACTTGGAAACTCGCCATGCAACTCATGGGTATTAAAGAAGACGAGTAA
- a CDS encoding glycosyl hydrolase family 8 produces MISKKILLPALVGSAFFLGACGGDTSPSAPVNNPVYSSTVLPTSSSAYIPGPTSSTPVPVSSSAVVPTSSTPAPSPTAYPALAPSANVTYGTGDYALWKSFHFTTYEQEITTYPNLAAEFNVVFPTADLLPAGRVVWSSQTGYYKSYCSDNTTPVPAMKTRACTVSEGVGYGMLLAYFNGDDDTFIRLWNYTRGFRAYSNTKLMPWITQSFHWTEVDNSSATDADEDIATALILMYYKTGNAAFLQDALTFVNAIWDLEVNKTTLLIYSGDTDLWKGSNPVYNLSYFSPVAIRLFAMVDKNHNWQGVLDAMYTYMQLVQSMGTGVFPDWSDATGNAANPPNGAAGSGEGSWTWYTFNKESVRIPWRLAWDYYWFQETRAAAILNQLNAFISVKSTNNPDDKALAVNYSWNLSVGPDNTRNNVVSSQWYAAWCATGLSGNPTWLEKCTKGLNAKDPSNTNSSYFSDILLTMYSGLLNGLFVRPF; encoded by the coding sequence ATGATTTCCAAAAAAATCCTGTTGCCTGCTTTGGTAGGCTCGGCTTTTTTCCTTGGCGCTTGCGGTGGCGATACTTCGCCGAGCGCTCCTGTTAATAACCCGGTTTACAGCTCGACTGTTCTCCCGACAAGTTCTTCTGCGTATATTCCGGGTCCGACGTCTTCGACTCCAGTGCCTGTCAGCAGTTCTGCTGTTGTTCCGACAAGCTCCACTCCTGCCCCGAGTCCTACCGCATATCCTGCTCTTGCACCTTCGGCAAACGTGACCTACGGTACGGGTGATTATGCTCTGTGGAAGAGTTTCCACTTTACCACTTACGAACAGGAAATCACGACTTATCCGAATCTTGCTGCGGAATTCAACGTTGTGTTCCCGACTGCCGATCTTTTGCCTGCTGGTCGTGTAGTTTGGTCTAGCCAGACGGGCTATTACAAGAGCTACTGCTCTGATAATACGACGCCAGTCCCTGCCATGAAGACCCGTGCTTGCACCGTGTCTGAAGGTGTTGGCTATGGTATGCTCCTTGCCTATTTCAATGGCGATGATGACACGTTTATCCGCTTGTGGAACTACACTAGAGGCTTTAGAGCTTATAGCAATACAAAGCTCATGCCGTGGATCACCCAGTCGTTCCACTGGACGGAAGTGGATAATTCCAGCGCTACTGACGCTGACGAAGATATCGCAACGGCTTTGATCCTCATGTACTACAAGACGGGTAATGCCGCATTCTTGCAGGATGCCTTGACGTTTGTGAATGCCATTTGGGACTTGGAAGTCAACAAGACGACGTTGCTTATCTACTCTGGCGATACGGACTTGTGGAAGGGCTCCAACCCGGTTTACAACTTGAGCTACTTCTCTCCGGTGGCAATCAGGCTCTTTGCTATGGTGGACAAGAATCACAACTGGCAGGGCGTGCTTGATGCAATGTACACCTACATGCAGTTGGTGCAGTCGATGGGTACGGGCGTGTTCCCGGACTGGAGCGATGCAACGGGTAATGCCGCCAATCCGCCTAACGGAGCCGCAGGTTCTGGTGAAGGTAGCTGGACTTGGTACACGTTCAACAAGGAATCTGTGCGTATTCCGTGGCGCCTTGCATGGGATTACTACTGGTTCCAGGAAACGCGTGCAGCAGCTATCTTGAATCAGCTGAACGCCTTTATCTCGGTAAAATCTACGAACAACCCGGATGATAAGGCTTTGGCAGTCAATTACTCCTGGAATTTGTCTGTAGGTCCGGATAACACCAGAAACAACGTCGTTTCGAGCCAGTGGTACGCTGCATGGTGCGCAACGGGTCTCTCTGGCAATCCGACTTGGCTTGAAAAGTGCACGAAGGGCTTGAATGCTAAGGACCCGTCGAACACGAACAGCAGCTACTTCTCGGATATCTTGCTCACGATGTATTCGGGCTTGCTGAACGGCTTGTTTGTGCGTCCGTTCTAA
- a CDS encoding ABC transporter ATP-binding protein, with protein sequence MQSDKPIVFSAKRISKDFGAGKSLKTAVKDVSFDIYDEEFISIVGGSGCGKSVLAKIMLGLYQPTRGQFLYRDKPIKNLKDHWNEVQSVFQDPFGCFNQFFTIRSQLEDALNILKDKPSKEEVRRRVDEGLMAVNVAPADIEGKYPFELSGGQMQRMLLARIFALRPKVLIADEATSMVDACVRANILDYLRKLKDELKMTVVFVTHDIGLANYVSDRIFIMHDGKIVNQGTPAEVLDNTNEPHTLRLLDDIPEVHKTEWIKNSHRSKK encoded by the coding sequence ATGCAAAGTGATAAGCCCATTGTTTTTTCTGCCAAGCGCATCAGCAAGGATTTCGGTGCCGGCAAGAGCTTGAAGACTGCTGTTAAGGATGTTTCCTTTGACATCTATGACGAAGAATTCATCTCCATCGTGGGTGGTTCTGGTTGCGGTAAGTCCGTGCTTGCTAAGATCATGCTCGGTCTTTACCAGCCGACTCGCGGTCAGTTCCTCTATCGCGACAAGCCGATCAAGAACCTGAAGGACCACTGGAACGAAGTCCAGTCCGTTTTCCAGGACCCGTTTGGCTGCTTCAACCAGTTCTTCACAATCCGTAGCCAGCTCGAAGACGCTCTCAACATCCTCAAGGACAAGCCGTCCAAGGAAGAAGTCCGTCGCCGCGTTGACGAAGGTCTCATGGCTGTGAACGTCGCTCCGGCAGATATCGAAGGCAAGTATCCGTTCGAACTCTCCGGTGGTCAGATGCAGCGTATGCTTCTCGCCCGTATCTTCGCACTCCGTCCGAAGGTCCTCATTGCTGACGAAGCTACCTCCATGGTGGACGCCTGCGTTCGTGCCAACATCCTCGATTACCTCCGCAAGTTGAAAGACGAGCTGAAGATGACCGTGGTGTTCGTGACCCACGATATCGGTCTTGCAAACTACGTTTCTGACCGTATCTTCATCATGCACGACGGTAAGATCGTGAACCAGGGTACTCCTGCTGAAGTGCTCGACAACACGAACGAACCGCATACGCTTCGCTTGCTCGATGACATCCCGGAAGTCCACAAGACTGAATGGATCAAGAACAGCCATCGTTCTAAGAAGTAA
- a CDS encoding T9SS type A sorting domain-containing protein: MNKKLTIASALLAASSAFAFVTWNGADGVYKVDTEIGNDTETAGYWFSYDDSGDKGASSVTWPVERGNEYSADAMDPIIDYCQGVCGTAVLDKGQLTYNPFVGIGFNVVGETSATDNTPAAGDASSWGGICITYTSAAAPSLELGLGDAVDATIGYANPAASLAKATSAPVTKTIAWSGFAQPSWYKGATKMDGVTAASQLVAIKFKLQAAPGSYEFNIKSVGPYAGTCGSIGIKAARGASAAKAILSGRTLSVAGVNTAANVEVLNLQGQVVAKGNTASALSLANLDAGVYMVRVAGKSVNFSNKIVLK, translated from the coding sequence ATGAATAAGAAACTTACAATTGCATCGGCTCTTCTCGCAGCCTCTAGTGCATTTGCATTCGTAACCTGGAACGGTGCTGACGGCGTTTACAAGGTTGACACTGAAATCGGCAACGACACTGAAACTGCCGGTTACTGGTTCAGCTACGACGACAGCGGTGACAAGGGTGCTTCCTCTGTTACTTGGCCGGTCGAACGCGGTAACGAATACTCTGCCGACGCTATGGACCCGATCATTGACTACTGCCAGGGCGTTTGCGGTACTGCAGTTCTCGATAAGGGCCAGTTGACCTATAACCCGTTCGTTGGTATCGGTTTCAACGTTGTTGGTGAAACCTCTGCTACCGACAACACTCCGGCTGCTGGCGACGCCTCTTCTTGGGGTGGCATCTGCATCACTTACACTTCCGCTGCTGCTCCGTCTCTCGAACTCGGTCTCGGTGACGCTGTTGACGCAACGATCGGTTATGCAAACCCGGCTGCTTCCCTCGCTAAGGCTACTTCTGCTCCTGTTACCAAGACCATCGCATGGTCTGGCTTTGCTCAGCCGTCTTGGTACAAGGGTGCAACGAAGATGGACGGTGTAACTGCTGCTTCTCAGCTCGTTGCTATCAAGTTCAAGCTCCAGGCTGCTCCGGGTTCCTATGAATTCAACATCAAGTCCGTTGGTCCGTATGCTGGTACCTGCGGTTCTATTGGAATCAAGGCTGCTCGTGGCGCTTCCGCTGCTAAGGCAATCCTCTCTGGCCGTACCCTCAGCGTTGCTGGCGTGAACACCGCTGCTAACGTTGAAGTTCTCAACCTCCAGGGCCAGGTTGTTGCTAAGGGCAACACCGCTTCTGCTCTCAGCCTCGCAAACCTCGACGCTGGTGTCTACATGGTTCGCGTTGCTGGCAAGTCCGTCAACTTCTCCAACAAGATCGTGTTGAAGTAA
- a CDS encoding ABC transporter ATP-binding protein, producing the protein MSENVFEVDHLGLYYLGRFGDKTHAVTDVSFSMKQGEILGIAGESGCGKSTLVSGLMGMCIPPLYPETGDVRVKNGDKMESLMNRSIEDVRANVLAQQVSMIPQGAFNALNPVRKIKDIAADVLKAHLKPGEKLDSKQIYDRVYAHFDRIGMDTKRVLNSFPINLTAGERQRCVIAISTILLPKMVIADEPTSALDVSTQKEVIKMIFDLLDKGIFQSMIFITHELPLLYHVADNIAIMYAGEIVEKGTAEQVVKDPRHPYTQALMGAMLSTEASQRGRHPVAIEGAPPSLKNKIVGCRFAPRCSKACPDCKKNTQNLRIVGDRDVRCDYAK; encoded by the coding sequence ATGTCTGAAAATGTTTTTGAAGTTGACCACTTGGGTCTTTATTACCTCGGCCGTTTTGGAGACAAGACTCACGCTGTAACAGACGTGTCCTTCTCCATGAAGCAGGGGGAAATTCTCGGTATCGCCGGTGAATCTGGTTGCGGTAAGTCTACGCTCGTTTCTGGTCTCATGGGCATGTGCATCCCGCCGCTTTACCCGGAAACGGGTGACGTTCGCGTCAAGAACGGCGACAAGATGGAATCCCTCATGAACCGCTCCATCGAAGATGTTCGTGCGAACGTCCTCGCTCAGCAGGTTTCCATGATTCCGCAGGGCGCATTCAACGCATTGAACCCGGTTCGCAAGATCAAGGATATCGCAGCCGACGTGCTCAAGGCTCACTTGAAGCCGGGTGAGAAGCTCGATTCCAAGCAGATCTACGATCGCGTCTATGCTCACTTCGACCGTATCGGTATGGACACCAAGCGCGTGCTCAATTCCTTCCCGATCAACCTTACTGCAGGTGAACGCCAGCGTTGCGTGATTGCAATCTCTACGATTCTTCTCCCGAAGATGGTGATTGCTGACGAACCGACTTCTGCTTTGGACGTTTCCACGCAGAAGGAAGTGATCAAGATGATCTTCGACTTGCTCGACAAGGGCATCTTCCAATCGATGATCTTCATTACCCACGAGCTTCCACTCCTCTACCACGTGGCAGATAACATCGCCATCATGTACGCAGGCGAAATCGTGGAAAAGGGTACTGCAGAACAGGTCGTCAAGGACCCGCGTCATCCGTATACGCAGGCTTTGATGGGCGCTATGCTCAGTACCGAGGCAAGCCAGCGTGGCCGTCATCCGGTGGCTATCGAAGGTGCTCCTCCTAGCCTCAAGAACAAGATTGTGGGCTGCCGCTTCGCTCCGCGTTGCAGCAAGGCATGCCCGGACTGCAAGAAGAATACCCAGAATCTCCGCATTGTCGGCGATCGTGACGTGAGGTGCGATTATGCAAAGTGA